The genomic interval CTGCAAAAGTGGGAGGGATTCTGGCAAACAATGATTTTCCGTATCAATTTTTGATGGAAAATATGCAAATTCAAAACAATCTAATTAGTGAAGCTTACAATTTAGATGTAGATAAATTTATTTTTTTAGGAAGTTCTTGTATTTATCCAAAACTTGCTCCACAACCTTTAAAAGAAGATTATTTGTTAACCGCTTCTTTAGAAAAAACGAATGAATGGTATGCTTTAGCTAAAATTACTGGTGTAAAATTGTGCGAGGCTATTCGCAAACAGTACAACAAAGATTATGTGAGTTTAATGCCGACCAACTTATACGGTATTCACGATAATTTTGATTTGAGCAGCTCTCATGTTTTGCCAGCAATGATTCGCAAATTTCACGAAGCCAAAGAGAGTAACAATGCATCTGTAATACTTTGGGGAAGCGGAACCCCAATGCGAGAATTTTTGTTTGTTGATGATATGGCAGAAGCAGTAGTTTTTGCTTTAGAAAACAAATTGCCAGAACATTTGTATAATGTTGGAACTGGAGAAGATTTGACCATTAAAATGTTGGCGTCAACAATACAGAAAATTGTGGGGCATACTGGAGAAATCATCTGGGATGACAGCAAGCCCGATGGAACACCAAGAAAATTAATGGATGTTTCTAAGATGCACAACATCGGATGGAAACACCAAGTGAATTTAGAAGAAGGAATTCAAAAAACCTACAATTGGTTTCTAGAAAACATAGAAAGTTTAAAAGAAAAAAGCTACTAAAGCTTCATTCTCTTTAAATCTAGAGACTCACCCAAAGACTTTAAAATTAAGATTTTATCAATTTTGCAACATTGCAGCATAATGCCTTTGTGCCTTATAATAATATTATGAATCCAGCAAGAAAAACAGCATTTATCACAGGAGTGACAGGACAAGATGGCGCTTATTTAAGTGAATTTTTGTTAGAAAAAGGTTATATCGTTCACGGATTAAAAAGACGTACATCTTTGTTTAATACCGATAGAATTGATCATTTATATCAAGATCCACATATCGAGAATAGAGATTTTATTCTTCACTACGGTGATATGAGTGATAGTACAAATTTAACTCGTTTGATTCAGGAAATTCAACCAGATGAAATCTACAATTTGGCAGCAATGAGCCATGTAGCAGTTTCTTTTGAAACGCCTGAATATACTGGAAATGTAGATGCATTAGGAACATTAAGAATTTTAGATGCAGTTCGTTTATTAGGTTTAGAAAAAAAGACCAGAATTTATCAGGCATCAACTTCAGAATTGTATGGTAAAGTACAAGAAGTTCCGCAAACAGAAACTACACCTTTTTATCCGAGATCTCCTTATGCAGTAGCAAAAATGTATGCTTTTTGGATTACTGTAAATTATAGAGAGGCATATGGAATGTACGCTTGTAATGGAATTTTATTCAATCACGAATCACCAATTCGTGGAGAAACTTTCGTAACACGTAAAATTACAAGAGCCACATCAAGAATAGCTTTGGGATTGCAAGACAAATTATACTTAGGAAACCTAGACGCACAACGTGATTGGGGACATGCTAAAGATTATGTTCGAATGATGTGGATGATTCTTCAGGCAGATGAACCAGAAGATTTTGTAATTGCTACCGGAAAAACTACTCCAGTTCGTGAATTTGTAAGAATGAGTTTTGCCGAAGTTGGTATTGAGTTAGAATTTAAAGGTCAAGGTGTTGAAGAAAAAGGTTTTGTTGTTTCTTGCAGTAATCCTGATTATCAATTGCCAATCGGAAAAGAAGTATTGGCTGTAGATCCGCATTATTTTAGACCTACAGAAGTTGATTTATTAATTGGAGATCCTACTAAAGCTAGAACAAAATTAGGCTGGGAATGCGAATATGAGTTGTCAGAATTAGTAAAAGAAATGATGGAATCAGACATAAAACTAATGAGAAAAGAACAGCTTTTAAAAGATTCTGGTTTCGCGATTTTAAATTATTTTGAATAATAGATTAGTAAAAGAGAAACAAACATTTTTTGCCTCGAAAAAGATAATTAAATGAAAATCAAAAATATTTGTTGTTTAGGCGCAGGTTACGTAGGCGGTCCTACAATGTCTGTAATTGCATTAAAATGCCCTGAAATAAAAGTAACAGTTGTTGATTTAAATGAAAATCGAATTGCTGCTTGGAATGAAGAAGATTTAGATAAATTACCAGTTTATGAGCCAGGACTTGCCGAAGTTGTAAAAGAAGCAAGAGGACGTAATTTGTTCTTTTCAACAGATGTTGATAGCGCAATTGAAGCGGCCGATATGATTTTTATAGCCGTAAATACT from Flavobacterium sp. YJ01 carries:
- a CDS encoding GDP-L-fucose synthase, giving the protein MNKNAIIYIAGHKGMVGSAIWRSLTAKGYSNLIGASSKELDLRDQYAVREFLQKVKPDVIIDAAAKVGGILANNDFPYQFLMENMQIQNNLISEAYNLDVDKFIFLGSSCIYPKLAPQPLKEDYLLTASLEKTNEWYALAKITGVKLCEAIRKQYNKDYVSLMPTNLYGIHDNFDLSSSHVLPAMIRKFHEAKESNNASVILWGSGTPMREFLFVDDMAEAVVFALENKLPEHLYNVGTGEDLTIKMLASTIQKIVGHTGEIIWDDSKPDGTPRKLMDVSKMHNIGWKHQVNLEEGIQKTYNWFLENIESLKEKSY
- the gmd gene encoding GDP-mannose 4,6-dehydratase, with amino-acid sequence MNPARKTAFITGVTGQDGAYLSEFLLEKGYIVHGLKRRTSLFNTDRIDHLYQDPHIENRDFILHYGDMSDSTNLTRLIQEIQPDEIYNLAAMSHVAVSFETPEYTGNVDALGTLRILDAVRLLGLEKKTRIYQASTSELYGKVQEVPQTETTPFYPRSPYAVAKMYAFWITVNYREAYGMYACNGILFNHESPIRGETFVTRKITRATSRIALGLQDKLYLGNLDAQRDWGHAKDYVRMMWMILQADEPEDFVIATGKTTPVREFVRMSFAEVGIELEFKGQGVEEKGFVVSCSNPDYQLPIGKEVLAVDPHYFRPTEVDLLIGDPTKARTKLGWECEYELSELVKEMMESDIKLMRKEQLLKDSGFAILNYFE